TACCGATAGGGATCGTGTGATGTCGCTTCTGAACACCCCCCTCCACGAGCTGGACCCGGACGTCGCCGCCGCCGTCGACGCCGAGGTCCACCGCCAGCAGTCGACCCTGGAAATGATCGCCTCGGAGAACTTCGCTCCGGTCGCGGTCATGGAGGCCCAGGGCTCGGTCCTGACCAACAAGTACGCCGAGGGCTACCCCGGCCGCCGCTACTACGGCGGCTGCGAGCACGTCGACGTCGCCGAGCAGATCGCGATCGACCGGGTCAAGGACCTGTTCGGCGCCGAGTACGCGAACGTGCAGCCGCACTCCGGCGCCTCCGCCAACCAGGCCGCCCTCTTCGCGATCGCCCAGCCCGGCGACACGATCCTCGGCCTGGACCTGGCGCACGGCGGCCACCTCACCCACGGCATGCGCCTGAACTTCTCCGGCAAGCAGTTCAACGTGGTCGCCTACCACGTCGACGAGGCCGGTCTGGTCGACATGGCCGAGGTCGAGCGCCTGGCCAAGGAGAACAACCCGAAGGTGATCATCGCGGGCTGGTCGGCCTACCCGCGCCACCTGGACTTCGCCGAGTTCCGCCGGATCGCCGACGAGGTCGGCGCGTACCTGTGGGTCGACATGGCGCACTTCGCCGGTCTCGTCGCCGCGGGCCTGCACCCGAACCCGGTGCCCCACGCGGACGTGGTCACCTCCACCACGCACAAGACGCTCGGCGGCCCGCGCGGCGGCATCATCCTGGCCCGCAGCAAGGAGTTCGCGAAGAAGCTGAACAGCGCGGTCTTCCCCGGCTTCCAGGGCGGTCCGCTGGAGCACGTGATCGCGGCCAAGGCCGTCTCCTTCAAGGTCGCCGCCTCCGACGACTTCAAGGAGCGCCAGCAGCGCACCCTGGACGGCGCCCGCATCCTGGCCGAGCGCCTGGTGCAGGACGACGCGAAGGCCGTCGGCGTCGACGTCCTGTCCGGCGGCACGGACGTGCACCTGGTCCTGGTGGACCTGCGCAACTCCGAGCTCGACGGCCAGCAGGCCGAGGACCGCCTCCACGAGGTCGGCATCACGGTCAACCGCAACGCGGTCCCGAACGACCCGCGCCCCCCGATGGTCACCTCGGGCCTGCGGATCGGCACGCCCGCGCTCGCGACCCGCGGGTTCGACGCGGACGACTTCCGCGAGGTCGCCGACATCATCGCCGAGGCCCTCAAGCCGGGCTTCGACGCGGCGTCCCTCAAGACCCGTGTGACCGCTCTGGCCGACAAGCACCCCTTGTACCCCGGCCTGAAGTAGTTTCGTACCCTCTGTTTGTACGCTTTTGTTCGTACGTACGAAACATCGGGGCACCCCGCACACTGGAGAGTGAGCGAGGTGCCCCGCACCACGTCCCGCACCGCCCAGTAGTTCCCGCACCGCCTTGTACTTCTGCATCACCCCGGCAGACAACGGCGTCTACCAACCACCCTTGGAGTTTTCCGTGGCCATCTCGGTCTTCGACCTGTTCTCGATCGGCATCGGCCCGTCCAGCTCCCACACGGTCGGTCCCATGCGCGCGGCCCGCATGTTCGCGAGCCGCCTCAAGAACGAGGGCCTCATGGCCCACACGACGGCGATACGGGCGGAGCTGTACGGCTCGCTCGGCGCGACGGGCCACGGCCACGGCACCCCGAAGGCCGTGCTGCTCGGCCTGGAGGGCGAGTCGCCCCGCACCGTGAACGTGGAGAGCGCCGACGACCGCGTCGAGGAGATCAGGAGCGGCGGCCGCATCAACCTCCTCGGCATGCACGAGATCGACTTCGATTTCGACGAGGACCTGATCCTGCACCGCCGCAAGGCCCTGCCGTACCACGCCAACGGCATGACGATCTTCGCGTACGACCGTGAGGGCGGCCTCGTCCTGGAGAAGACGTACTACTCCGTGGGCGGCGGTTTCGTGGTCGACGAGGACGCTGTCGCGGGCGAGAACCCGATCGTGCCGGACGACACCGTCCTGCGGCACCCCTTCCGCACCGGCGACGAGCTGCTCCGCCTCACGGAGGAGACGGGCCTGTCCATCTCCGCGCTGATGCTGGAGAACGAGAAGGCGTGGCGCACCGAGGAGGAGATCCGTGCGGGTCTGCTCGACATCTGGGGCGTCATGCAGGCCTGCGTCTCGCGCGGCATGTCCCGCGAGGGCATCCTGCCGGGCGGCCTGAAGGTGCGCCGCCGCGCCGCGAACTCGGCCAGGCAGCTGCGCGCCGAGGGCGAGCCGCAGGCCCGCGCCATGGAGTGGATCACGCTCTACGCGATGGCGGTGAACGAGGAGAACGCCGCGGGCGGCCGCGTGGTCACGGCCCCCACGAACGGCGCGGCGGGCATCATCCCGGCGGTCCTGCACTACTACATGAACTTCGTGCCCGGCGCCGACGAGGACGGCGTGGTCCGCTTCCTGCTGGCGGCCGGCGCGATCGGCATGCTCTTCAAGGAGAACGCCTCGATCTCCGGCGCCGAGGTCGGCTGCCAGGGCGAGGTCGGCTCCGCCTGCTCGATGGCGGCGGGCGCGCTCGCCGAGGTCATGGGCGGCTCCCCCTCCAAGGTGGAGAACGCCGCGGAGATCGGCATGGAGCACAACCTGGGCCTGACCTGCGACCCGGTCGGCGGGCTCGTTCAGATCCCGTGCATCGAGCGCAACGGCATGGCGGCGGTCAAGGCCGTCACCGCCGCGAAGATGGCGATGCGCGGCGACGGCTCCCACAAGGTGTCCCTCGACAAGGTCATCAAGACGATGAAGGACACGGGCGCCGACATGAGCGTCAAGTACAAGGAGACCGCGCGGGGCGGTCTCGCGGTGAACATCATCGAGTGCTGAATCAGCGAGTGCCGAGCAGCTGAGCCGTCGAGCCGCGGACGACGAGCTCCGGCTCGAAGAGGAGCTCGCCGGGGTGGGCCTGGGTGCCCCGGATCTGCGCGCACAGCAGGTCGACGGCGGCGCGGCCCATCGCCTCGATGGGCTGGCGCACGGTCGAGAGGGGCGGCTCGGTGCAGGTCATGAAGGCCGAGTCGTCGTAGCCGACGACGGAGACGTCGGCGGGGACGGAGAGGCCCTTGCGGCGGGCGGCCCGGACGGCGCCGAGGGCGAGCGGGTCGCTGCCGCAGACGATGCCGGTGACGCCGCGCTCCATGAGGCGCGCGGCGGCCGCCTGACCGCCCTCCAGGGAGAAGATCGACCGCTCGACGAACGCGTCGGGCAGCTCCATGCCCGCGGCCGCGGCGATGTCGCGGGCGGCGACGAGCTTGCGGCGCGAGGGCACGTGGTCGGCCGGGCCGAGGACGAGGCCGATCCGTTCGTGGCCGAGCGAGGCGAGGTGGCGCCAGGCCTGCTCGACGGCGACGGCGTCGTCACACGCGACGCAGGGGAAGTCGAGGCCTTCGATCGACGCGTTGATCAGGACGACGGGGATGTTGCGCTCGGCCAGGCGCCGGTAGTGGTCGTGGGGCGCGTCGGCCTCCGCGAAGAGGCCGCCGGCGAAGACGACGCCGGAGACGTGCTGCTGGAGCAGCAGGTCCACGTAGTCGGCCTCGGAGACGCCGCCCCTGGTCTGCGTGCAGAGCACGGGTGTGAGGCCCTGCTGCGCGAGGGCGCCCCCGATGACCTCGGCGAACGCGGGGAAGATCGGGTTCTGGAGCTCGGGGAGCACGAGGCCGACGAGCCGGGCGCGCTCGCCGCGCAGCTGGGTGGGCCGCTCGTAGCCGAGGACGTCCAGGGCCGTCAGCACGGACTGTCGGGTCGCGGCGGAGACGCCGGGCTTGTCGTTGAGGACACGGCTGACCGTCGCCTCGCTGACCCCCACCTTCTTCGCAACTTGAGCAAGTCGTCGCGTCATGGCCGCAAGAATAGCGCAAGGCCTGCAAGCCAGTTACGTAAACGGCCGCCCGGAATCCGGACGGCCGCGCACGTGTATGCCTCCTCCGCAGGTCAGGGCTGCATGGTGAGCTTGAACGTGGACGTGTCGTTCTTGATGTCCTGCCCGTTGCCGCTCAACTTGGGCCGTACGAAGGTGGCTTCACCGACGGCGGGCCCCTGACCCGCCTCCGGCATCTCGTTGACGTAGATGCCGATCGGCGCTCCCGTGATCGACACATCCGTGAAGATCGTGTCCTTGACCGGGAACTCGGGCTGGCTGCCCGTGTACTTCGTCTGGAACATCACCCCGTGGAACGTCGGGTCGACGATGTCGACGTTGTTCACGCGGATCCCCTGGAAGACCTTCGACGCGGAGAACGCCCAGATGGCCGGGAAGTCCTGGCCCTTCCAGAAGGTGCCGCCGGCCCGTTCGACCGTGATGTTCTCGAACGTGGTCGGGTCCTTCCCGAAGCCGTTCATCGGGTAGCCGAAGTCCAGCGAGGAGATGGTGATCCCGGAGTAGACGAGGGTGTCGGCGATGCGGCTGTTGCGGAAGGTGTTGTTGTAGCCGCCGTAGACCGCGAAGCCCGCCGCGCGCCAGGTCAGGAGCGAGGTCAGGTTCTCGTAGACGTTGTTCTTCATGTCCGCGCCGCCCGCGTCGATGGCGGAGAAGAGGGCGAAGCTGTCGTCGCCCGTGGCCCGCGCCTCGTTGTTGGCGACCAGGTTGTCCGTACTGCCGTTGGTCATGTTGATGCCGTCGGCGAACATGTCGCGGATCCGCGAGTTCTTGATGGTCATGCGGTCCGTGTTGGCGCCCCAGTAGAGGCACACCATGTGCTCGTTCCAGATGTCGTCGATGGTGATGTCGGAGACGTTCTGGAAGTCGAAGACCTTGCCGGGGCCGTCGATGCGGGACGTGTAGTTGCCGAAGTAGGCGAAGCCGGAGAAGGACGAGCCCTTGGCGCTCGCCTCGGCACGGAATCCGACGTCCGTGTTGTCCTGGCTCCTCGGGGCGTGGAAGCGGGTGAACCAGGGGCCGGCGCCGACGACCTGGACGGCCTTGCCGTAGACCTGGAACTTGTTGCTCGGCTCGTAGTCGCCGGGCGGCAGGTAGACGCCCGTCAGCTTTCCGCTGGTGTCCATGCGGACCTTGTCCAGGGCGTTCTGCACGTCCTGGTGGGTGAACCCGGCGGGCACGGTGTAGGCGGCCGGGTCGGGGTTGGCCTTCGCGGTGACCTGCTCCAGGTCGACGAAGTCGATGGCGTAGCGCGAGGTGTTGGCGCTGTCCTTCTGGAGCTTGATCTTGCTGCCGGCCTTCACCGTCCCGTCGAGCATGACGTGCGCCTCGTCGTAGATGTGCCGGGCGGGGCCGGCTCCCGGCGAGTTGCCGGGCGATGCCTCGTCCCCGTACAGCCAGGCGTACTTGGAGGTGAGGTCGATGGCCTTCCTGAAGACGCCGTCCACGTAGATGTTCAGGGTCGCCTGGGTGCCGCCGCCGCCCGGGGCGTCCGGGATGGAGAAGCGGGTGACCAGGGTGTTGGTGTCCTGCTTGGCGGTGAACTCCACGGACTCGCCGGTCGAGTTCAGCGTGACGGCCTTGCGGCCGGACGCCTCACCGGCGAGGTCGCCGACGGTGCGGTTGGGGCCGACGGTCTTCGCGCCGCCCGCGAGGACGCCGTCCTCCGCCTCGTAGGTGTCGTAGGGCATGTCGGCACCCCGGCCGACGAACAGGGAGTGGGTGGTCGTGTTGTTCTCGCGCTTGACCGGCAGTTCGTTGGCGTCGTCGGCGATGACGGTCCTGATCGTGAAGCGGCCGTCGCCAGCGGTCCAGGTGCCGAGCTTGACCGGGGCCGTGGTGTCGCCCGCGCCGATCACGCCGTTGTGCTCGCCGGTCAGGGTCTTCACTGTGGCGCCCTTGTCATCCTGGAGGACGACCTTGATGCCGTGCGCGCCCGATGCGGACGCCTTGGTGCCCTGGTTCTTGACCGCGACACTGAAGGTGACCTCCTTGCCCTTGGAGGGCGCGGACGGCGTCCAGCTCACGGGGGACGCCACCAGGTCGGACGAGTCGACCGGCTTGACCACCAGCGGGCTCGGGCCGGTGTAGGTGTTGTTGCCCTCGTCCTGTTCGATCACCTCGTTCTTGGTGTCCACCTCCGCGCTGAAGGGGTACGAGCCCGCGTCGCGCGCGCCGGTCCTGGCGCTCACCGTCGTCGACTCGCCCGCGGCGAGCGCGCCCACGGACGCCGTGCCCGCCTTGTCGCCGCCGAGACGGAAGACGGCGTCGGTGGCCGTCGAGGCCTCGGTGCCGCGGTTGCGCACGGTCGCGGTCAGGGTCAGCTCGTCGGTCTCGGTCGGCGCCTCGGGGGCGTACGCCAGCTTGGTGATCTCCAGGTCGGGGTTGGCCGCCGGGGCGCCCATGACCTGGAACTCGGCGACCTGCCCGGCGGTGGCGCCGCTGTTCGCGGTGAACCGCAGACGCACGTCGGCGACCTTCGCCGACACCGGAATGGTGACGGTGTTCTGGTTGCCGGACGGGCTGAAGGAGTACTCCTTCTCCGCCACCAGCGACGTGAAGTCGGAGGCCTTCTGCTCCCGGCCGAGGACCTGCACCTTCTGGGTGCGGGCGCCCCACCCGGCGTCCGGGTTCAGCTTGACGACGACCGCGTCGACGTCGGCGTTGGCGCCGAGCTTGACGGTGAGGGTGTTGGGGTAGCTGCCCGCGGCGCCCTCCCAGTAGGTGGACGTCTGGCCGTCGTTGGCGTTCTCGGCGACGAAGGTGTGGATCACCGAGGAGGCCGTGATCGGCTTGCCCTCGGCCAGGTTCTTGTTGCCGCCGCCGGGGCGCGTCACGGTGTTGCTGTGCGCCGAGACGTTCCCGGCGGCGTCGCGGGCCCGGACCGTATAGGAGACGGTGACGCTCGCGGAACGGGTGTCGGTGTACGTCGTCACGTCGCCGGCCACGGACTTCAGGAGCTTGCCGTCCGCGTACACGTCGTACGCCGTGACCTTCACGTTGTCGTCCGACGCACCCCATGTCAGCTTGATCTCACCGCTGGAGGGCTGGCCGATCGTGAGGTTCGTGGGCGCGGTCGGTGCCTGGGTGTCGCCCGAGTCGCCCTTGCGGGTGACGGAGTTGCTGTTGGGTGAGGCGTTGCCCGCGGCGTCGCGGGCGCGCACGTAGTACGTGACGGTGGCGCCCGCCGACCGCGTGTCGGTGTACGTGCGCACGTCACCGGCGACGCTGGTGAGCAGCTCCCCGTTGGCGTACACGTCGTACGCGGTCACGCCCTTGTCGTCGTCGGAGGCGTCCCAGGCGAGCTTGATCCGGCCCGGCTCCGGTTCGGTGAGGGCGAGGTTCTTCGGCGCGGTGGGCGCCTGCGTGTCGCCGCCCGCCGGGCCGTAGATCTCCAGCTCGGACAGCTGGCCCGCGGGCTGCGCGGTGTTGGCGGTGATCAGGACGCGGACGTACCGCGTGGTGACGGTGTCGAGGGCGAGGGTCGCGGAGTGCTCCGAGGCCGCGGTGAAGGCGTACTCCTTGGACGCGGCCAGGTCGGTGAAGTCCGAGCCGTCCGTGCTGCCCTGGACCTTCAGGGTCTGGCGGCGGTCGCCCCATCCCTCGGGCACGCGCAGGACCACCTCGTCGATCCGCGCCGAGGAGCCGAGGTCGGCCTGGACCCACTGCGGAAGCCTGCCGTTCTCGCTCTCCCAGTACGTGGCGCGGTTGCCGTCGTTGGCGTTGGCTGCGGCGTAGTCCTGGGTGTGGCTGCTCGCCTTGAGGGTCTTGCCGAGCGCCAGGTTCACGGAGGCGTCGGCGGCCGCGTGCACCTGCAGCTCGGCGAGCTGGGCGGCGGGCCAGCCGGTGTTGGCGGTGATGTGCACCCGTACGAAACGGGTCTGCGCCGAAGGGAAGCGGACCGTCACCGTGTTGCCGGAGCCGGGCTCGAAGGAGCGGGCCCCGGACGCGGCGAGGGTGTCGAAGCCGCTGCCGTCGGCGCTGCCCTGCACGGACAGCGTCTGCTTGCGGGCCTCCCAGGCCGGGGGCAGCTTGAGGACGACCTCGTCGACGCGGGTGCCGCGGCCGAGGTCGACCTGCACCCACTGGGGCAGGTCGGACGACGCACTCTCCCAGTACGTGCCCGCGTTGCCGTCGGTGATGTGGGCGGCGCCGTACTCCGCCTTGGCGCTGCTCGCCTTGGCCGGCTTGCCCGCGGCCAGGTCGGGGCCGCCCGCCGCCGCGGCGGGCAGGGCGGGCAGGCCGAGGAGGAGCAGCGTCGCGGTGAGAGCGGCGGCGAAGGGCCGCCACCACCTGCGTGGTCTTCGGGCCTGTGCGTCTCTGATGCGTTTCATGACGTGTGTGGCTCCCTCACTGTCGAGCACGCAGCTTTTGGCGTGAAGCAGTGGGAGAATTGCAGAGAACTGTCGAATTGACTACAGGCGAAGCGGAAGTCGTGACACCCCACGTCTGACAGTCCTCCACCTTGCTATCCAATTTTTGCAATCTCCGTTCAAGTTCTTGCGTGCCCGGTTGCGCCGATGGTTATGTATGCGCCGCACCACCCGGCACCCGCAGCACGGACGTACAGCACGACCCGGAGGGGGTCTCCCGATGACATCCACGAGCAGCCGAACACTCTCGCTCGCCACCGCGACCGTTCTCGCGCTGATCGCGCTCACCGCTTGCGGCACGAGCAGCGACGGCGCCGAGTCGGATTCCGGCGGCAAGGTGAAGCTCGACGTCAACGGGCAGCCGCCCACGACCCAGGCCTTCGAGCGCAAGCTCTACGACAAGCACGTGCGGCAGTTCGAGAAGGCCAACCCGGACATCGACATCGTGCCCCACGAGGGCTTCATGGACCCGAAGACCTTCAACGCGAAGCTCGCCGGCGGCAAGTTGGAGGACGTCTTCTACGTCTACTTCACCGACACCCGGTCCCTGATCGAGAAGAAGCAGGCCGCGGACATCACGGACGCCGTCAAGGACATGCCGCGCCGCGGCGACCTCCAGGACCCGCTGATGAAGATCTTCCAGGACGACGAGGGAAGGCAGTACGGCCTGCCGACGTCGAACTACTCGATGGGACTCATCTACAACCGCGCCCTGTTCGAGAAGGCCGGCCTCGACCCCGACCAGGCACCGAAGACCTGGGCGGACGTCCGCAAGGCCGCCAAGAAGATCGCCGCGCTCGGCGACAACACCGTGGGCTACGCCGACTTCTCCAAGAACAACCAGGGCGGCTGGCACTACACGGCGGAGCTGTACTCACGCGGCGGCCGGATCGCCGAGGAGAGCGGCGGGAAGTGGAAGGCCGCCTTCAACACCCCTGAGGGCAAAGCCACCTTCCAGGACCTGTACGACATGCGCTGGAAGGACGACTCCATGGGCAGCAAGCAGCTGCTCCAGGTCGAGGACGTCCAGCGGATGATGGGCTCCGGCAAGCTCGGCATGTACGTCGCGGCCGCGGACAACATCACCGTCATCGCCAAGCAGTTCGGCGGGAAGTACGCGGACTACGCGCTCGCCCCCGTACCGGACGCGAAGGCCACGCTGCTCGGCGGCGAGGGCTACATGTTCAACCCCAAGGCGTCCCCGGCGAAGATCAAGGCCGGCGTCAAGTGGATCCAGTGGCGCTACCTCAACCCCGACGTCATCGAGAAGAACGTCGCCGACTACGCGGACGCGAAGCTCCCCGTCGGCATCCCGATGCCCACCGTCCCCGACGTCTTCGAGGGCCCCGTCCGCGACCGGATCGAGAAGGCCAAGCAGGACAAGGCGAACATGCCGACCGGCAACTACCAGGCGTTCATGGACTCCGCGCCCAAGGTGCCCGGCGTGATCGAACCGCCCAAGGCCCAGGAGGTCTACGCGATCCTCGACTCGGCGATGCAGTCCGTCCTCACCAAGAAGGACGCCGACATCGACGCCCTGCTCGACGACGCCGAGAACAAGGTCAACGCGATCTACGACGCCTCCTGATGAGCATGTCGCTGAAGACCCCGACCCGGGACACGGCCCTCGCGCCGGCCCCCTCCCCCGCACCCCGCAGACCGCGGGAGGCCCGCCGCCGCGCGCTGCGCGAGCACCTGACGGCGTACGGGTTCCTGAGCGCGGCCGTGGTGATCTTCGCGCTGTTCTCGTGGTGGCCGATCATCCGCAACGTGCTCCTCGGCTTCCAGGACGTCAACTTCGCCACCGGCAACACCTGGAACGGCACCAGCAACTTCGAGAAGCTCCTCAACGATCCGCTGTTCCTCACGGCCTGGCGGAACACCGGCCTGTTCACCCTGTACGCGCTGGTCCTCGGCTTCGCCGTGCCGTTCCTGACGGCGGTGCTCCTCAACGAGTTCCGGCACGCGCGGGCGTACTTCCGGGTCCTCGTCTATCTGCCCGTCATGCTGCCGCCGGTCGTGGTGGCGCTGATGTGGAAGTGGTTCTACGACCCGGGCCCCGGCCTGTTGAACGAGATCCTCCGCACCCTGCACCTGCCGACATCGGCGTGGCTCGACTCCTCGTCCACCTCACTGATCTCCCTGGTCATCGTCTCGACCTGGGCCAACATGGGCACCACCACCCTCATCTACCTTGCCGCGCTCCAGACCATCCCCGGCGAGCTGTACGAGGCGGCGGAGCTGGACGGCGCGGGCGTGTGGCAGCGGCTGCGCCACGTCACGATCCCGCAGACCCGGTTCGTGCTGCTCGTCCTGCTGCTGCTCCAGATCGTCGCGACGATGCAGGTGTTCACCGAGCCGTACGTGATGACGGGTGGCGGCCCCGAGGACTCCACGGTGACCGTGATGTTCCTCGTCTACCGGTACGCCTTCGTCTACAACGACTTCGGCACCGCCAGCGCGCTGAGCCTGCTGCTCCTGATCGCCCTGGGCGTGTTCTCCGCCCTCTATCTGCGGGTCACCCGCGCCGCCAAGGAGTGAGCGATGTCCGCCTCGACGCGCACCCTCGTCCGCCCCGCCGTCCTCAGGACGCGCAAGGGACGGCTCATCTACTGGTCGGTCCTCACCGTCGCCCTCGTCCTCTTCACGGTCGCCTTCATCGTGCCGCTGTACTGGGCGGCGACCGGCGCCATGAAGTCGTCCACCGAGCTGGCGCAGAACCCGCCCACCTACGTGCCCGAGAGCTGGCACCCCGAGAACTACACGAAGGCATGGCGGGAGATGGACCTCTCCCGCTACTTCCTCAACACGGTCGTCCTGGCCGGCGGGGCGTGGCTGGTGCAGCTCGCGGTGCAGATCCCCGCCGCCTACGCCCTGTCCAAGCTGCGCCCGCGGTTCGGGAACGTGGTGCTCGGCCTGATGCTCGTGACGCTGATGATGCCCGCCACCGCGCTCCTCGTGCCGGTCTACCTCACCGTCGTGGACGTCCCGCTGTTCAACCGCAACCTGATCAACAGTCCCAGCGCGGTGTGGCTCCCCGCCGCCGCCAACGCCTTCAACATCTACATCCTGAAGAACTTCTTCGACCGGATCCCCGACGAGCTCCTCGACGCGGCGAAGGTCGACGGCGCGGGGCCCGTGACGACCATGTGGCGCGTGGTGCTCCCGCTGGCCCGGCCGATCATCGCCGTGGTCTCCATCCTCTCCATCGTCACGGCGTGGAAGGACTTCCTCTGGCCGCTGCTCGTGCTGCCCGACCCGGCACAGCAACCGCTGAGCGTGTTCCTCCAGCGCGTGGCCCAGGACACCCCGCTCAACAGTCTGGTGGCCGGGCTCGTCATGGCGTCCCTGCCGCTGGTCGCGCTCTTCCTGGTCTTCCAGCGCCACATCATCGCCGGGCTCGGCGCCGGCAGCCTCAAGGGCTGAGCGCGCGGAGACCGCACCACGGTCTGCTCCGGTTCGTACGAAAGGACTCCCCTTGCCCAGCACGGAGTGGTGGCGCAGCGCTGCCATCTATCAGGTGTACGTCCGTTCCTTCGCGGACGGGAACGGCGACGGCACCGGCGACCTCGCCGGGGTCCGCTCCCGCCTCCCCTATCTGGCCGAACTGGGCGTGGACGCCCTGTGGTTCACCCCCTGGTACCTGTCGCCGCTCGCCGACGGCGGCTACGACGTCGCGGACTACCGCACCATCGACCCGGCGTTCGGCAGCCTCGGCGAGGCCGAGAAACTCATCGCCGAGGCCCGGGAGCTGGACCTGCGCTGCATCGTGGACGTCGTGCCGAACCACGTGTCCGACCAGCACGAGTGGTTCAAGGCGGCGCTGGCGGCGGGGCCCGGCTCCCCGGAGCGGGAGCTGTTCCACTTCCGGCCGTACTCGGACGAGCCGCCCAACGACTGGGTGGGCGAGTTCGGCGGGGTGCCGTGGTCCCGCACGGAGGACGGCGAGTGGTACCTCCACCTGTTCGCGCCCGAGCAGCCCGACCTCAACTGGAGCCACCCGAAGGTCCGGCGGGAGCACGAGGACGTGCTGCGCTTCTGGTTCGAGCGCGGCGCCGCGGGCGTCCGCATCGACTCCGCGGCGCTCCTCGCCAAGGCGGAAGGACTGCCCTCCATGGACCGGGACCGCCCGCACCCCTTCCACGACCAGCCGGAGCTGCACGACATCTACCGCTCCTGGCGGCGGATCGCCGACGAGTACGGTGCCGCGCTGATCGGTGAGATCTGGCTGCCGGACGCGGAGCGCTTCGCCCGCTACCTGCGCCCGGACGAGCTGCACACCGCCTTCAACTTCGACTTCCTGTCCCGGCCGTGGGACCCGGCGCAGCTGTGGGAGTCGATCGACCTGACCCTGACCACGCACGCCCCGGTCGGCGCCCCCGCCACCTGGGTCCTCGCCAACCACGACGTGACCCGCACGGTCACGCGGTACGGGCGGGCGGACGACACCGGCTTCGCCTTCGAAAGGAAACGGTTCGGCGTCCCCACCGACCTGGACCTCGGCACCCGCAGGGCGCGGGCCGCGGCCCTCCTCACCCTGGCGCTGCCCGGCTCCCTCTACCTCTACCAGGGCGAGGAGCTCGGGCTGCCGGAGGCGGAGATCCCCGTTGACCGCATCCAGGACCCGATGCACGCGCGGTCCGGCGGCCTCGACCCGGGGCGGGACGGCTGCCGGGTGCCGCTGCCCTGGGACGGCGCCCCGGAGCGGAGCTGGCTTCCGGTGCCGCGGGACTGGTCCGCGTACGCGACCGAGCTCCAGGTCCACGACCCCGGCTCGATGCTCTCCCTGTACCGGACGGCGCTGCGGCTGCGGCGCTCCTTCGCCGACGCGGGGCCGCTGCGCCGGCTGCGCGCCGACGAGCCGGGCGTGCTGTCCTTCGCGCGCACCTGTGAGCGGGACGGCGCCACGCTGATCTGTCTGGTCAACTTCGGATCCGACGACGCGGCGCTGCCCGCGGACGCCGAACTCCTGCTGGCCAGCGGCCCCTTGTCCCCGCGGGGGCGGTTGCCGCAGGACACCGCGGTCTGGCTGCGGGCCTGAGCGCCCGCGGCCGGACCGCACACCTCCCCCCACACACAGAGCCGCACCCATCCCGTCCCCCCACCACCGAAGGGACTGTCATGCGCACCACACGCTTGCTCGCCGCCGCGCTG
The window above is part of the Streptomyces venezuelae genome. Proteins encoded here:
- a CDS encoding discoidin domain-containing protein is translated as MKRIRDAQARRPRRWWRPFAAALTATLLLLGLPALPAAAAGGPDLAAGKPAKASSAKAEYGAAHITDGNAGTYWESASSDLPQWVQVDLGRGTRVDEVVLKLPPAWEARKQTLSVQGSADGSGFDTLAASGARSFEPGSGNTVTVRFPSAQTRFVRVHITANTGWPAAQLAELQVHAAADASVNLALGKTLKASSHTQDYAAANANDGNRATYWESENGRLPQWVQADLGSSARIDEVVLRVPEGWGDRRQTLKVQGSTDGSDFTDLAASKEYAFTAASEHSATLALDTVTTRYVRVLITANTAQPAGQLSELEIYGPAGGDTQAPTAPKNLALTEPEPGRIKLAWDASDDDKGVTAYDVYANGELLTSVAGDVRTYTDTRSAGATVTYYVRARDAAGNASPNSNSVTRKGDSGDTQAPTAPTNLTIGQPSSGEIKLTWGASDDNVKVTAYDVYADGKLLKSVAGDVTTYTDTRSASVTVSYTVRARDAAGNVSAHSNTVTRPGGGNKNLAEGKPITASSVIHTFVAENANDGQTSTYWEGAAGSYPNTLTVKLGANADVDAVVVKLNPDAGWGARTQKVQVLGREQKASDFTSLVAEKEYSFSPSGNQNTVTIPVSAKVADVRLRFTANSGATAGQVAEFQVMGAPAANPDLEITKLAYAPEAPTETDELTLTATVRNRGTEASTATDAVFRLGGDKAGTASVGALAAGESTTVSARTGARDAGSYPFSAEVDTKNEVIEQDEGNNTYTGPSPLVVKPVDSSDLVASPVSWTPSAPSKGKEVTFSVAVKNQGTKASASGAHGIKVVLQDDKGATVKTLTGEHNGVIGAGDTTAPVKLGTWTAGDGRFTIRTVIADDANELPVKRENNTTTHSLFVGRGADMPYDTYEAEDGVLAGGAKTVGPNRTVGDLAGEASGRKAVTLNSTGESVEFTAKQDTNTLVTRFSIPDAPGGGGTQATLNIYVDGVFRKAIDLTSKYAWLYGDEASPGNSPGAGPARHIYDEAHVMLDGTVKAGSKIKLQKDSANTSRYAIDFVDLEQVTAKANPDPAAYTVPAGFTHQDVQNALDKVRMDTSGKLTGVYLPPGDYEPSNKFQVYGKAVQVVGAGPWFTRFHAPRSQDNTDVGFRAEASAKGSSFSGFAYFGNYTSRIDGPGKVFDFQNVSDITIDDIWNEHMVCLYWGANTDRMTIKNSRIRDMFADGINMTNGSTDNLVANNEARATGDDSFALFSAIDAGGADMKNNVYENLTSLLTWRAAGFAVYGGYNNTFRNSRIADTLVYSGITISSLDFGYPMNGFGKDPTTFENITVERAGGTFWKGQDFPAIWAFSASKVFQGIRVNNVDIVDPTFHGVMFQTKYTGSQPEFPVKDTIFTDVSITGAPIGIYVNEMPEAGQGPAVGEATFVRPKLSGNGQDIKNDTSTFKLTMQP
- a CDS encoding ABC transporter substrate-binding protein, yielding MTSTSSRTLSLATATVLALIALTACGTSSDGAESDSGGKVKLDVNGQPPTTQAFERKLYDKHVRQFEKANPDIDIVPHEGFMDPKTFNAKLAGGKLEDVFYVYFTDTRSLIEKKQAADITDAVKDMPRRGDLQDPLMKIFQDDEGRQYGLPTSNYSMGLIYNRALFEKAGLDPDQAPKTWADVRKAAKKIAALGDNTVGYADFSKNNQGGWHYTAELYSRGGRIAEESGGKWKAAFNTPEGKATFQDLYDMRWKDDSMGSKQLLQVEDVQRMMGSGKLGMYVAAADNITVIAKQFGGKYADYALAPVPDAKATLLGGEGYMFNPKASPAKIKAGVKWIQWRYLNPDVIEKNVADYADAKLPVGIPMPTVPDVFEGPVRDRIEKAKQDKANMPTGNYQAFMDSAPKVPGVIEPPKAQEVYAILDSAMQSVLTKKDADIDALLDDAENKVNAIYDAS
- a CDS encoding carbohydrate ABC transporter permease, which encodes MSLKTPTRDTALAPAPSPAPRRPREARRRALREHLTAYGFLSAAVVIFALFSWWPIIRNVLLGFQDVNFATGNTWNGTSNFEKLLNDPLFLTAWRNTGLFTLYALVLGFAVPFLTAVLLNEFRHARAYFRVLVYLPVMLPPVVVALMWKWFYDPGPGLLNEILRTLHLPTSAWLDSSSTSLISLVIVSTWANMGTTTLIYLAALQTIPGELYEAAELDGAGVWQRLRHVTIPQTRFVLLVLLLLQIVATMQVFTEPYVMTGGGPEDSTVTVMFLVYRYAFVYNDFGTASALSLLLLIALGVFSALYLRVTRAAKE
- a CDS encoding carbohydrate ABC transporter permease, which produces MSASTRTLVRPAVLRTRKGRLIYWSVLTVALVLFTVAFIVPLYWAATGAMKSSTELAQNPPTYVPESWHPENYTKAWREMDLSRYFLNTVVLAGGAWLVQLAVQIPAAYALSKLRPRFGNVVLGLMLVTLMMPATALLVPVYLTVVDVPLFNRNLINSPSAVWLPAAANAFNIYILKNFFDRIPDELLDAAKVDGAGPVTTMWRVVLPLARPIIAVVSILSIVTAWKDFLWPLLVLPDPAQQPLSVFLQRVAQDTPLNSLVAGLVMASLPLVALFLVFQRHIIAGLGAGSLKG